In Fibrobacter sp. UWB4, one DNA window encodes the following:
- a CDS encoding TonB-dependent receptor, which yields MNIYKRMRFVLACAAVLTVAVFAQDDEVTQFDDFADENESPSISTDAANVSVNGAAAVKSSANSEDVTRLDLLSVETESEAEQAAIAKQVETVSTIDAAELQNTSKSVSKAINSASGVKVRKSGGMGSEGKINIRGMEGKNIKVLVNGVPVETQGNLGLDDIPIDQIADVEVYKGYIPARFATDGAGGAINIVTKKRPANSIDASYSISSFNTHKASVAASHLIDSIAGAASLEIGVSGYFNHSDNDYEFSSPYMKSSTGEDTSVVRDHDHYTSYNVQAFANLMNAWFDQISLGASFGAFDKQIQGVENRIKESTSEGYNFGASLGLDKKNFFAEDLNFSDHFSFGFAENKIVDTSRVHCRNWFSCDTAQKNVGELVSMGLPRLRTVEIYDFNNLLNFDYQFVKGQKIYWNTLVKYHKENPEDDYGSEKAQFNTAGLPGEVFSVTTGLSLENNFLDSRLQNLLGFKFHYMKAKISNMPTSLLIEPAVESNDYHDFSYDESFMFKVAKPLSMKASYQHAVRLPTPEELFGDGIRVSAATSLKPEQADNFNFGISVDLQELPLVTRLRFDGDVFYSYYKDKIHYMSSAQMSTPYFNMNPIRAWGYEGDVKLDVNEWVLLGTNWTFQDLRNMKYTAKQGVPKKAIVPNIPRFFMNYLAEFHIGDLFGKEDFLKVWWSANYTDEYFYGWKISSRQSRKIKSSFTQDVGVEYSLWDNKLGWSFEVDNITDSESFDKFGESKPGRSFATKIRYSFK from the coding sequence ATGAATATCTATAAAAGAATGAGATTTGTGCTTGCTTGTGCCGCAGTTTTGACTGTGGCTGTTTTTGCGCAGGATGATGAAGTGACGCAATTCGATGATTTTGCGGATGAAAATGAAAGTCCGTCAATTAGCACGGATGCTGCAAATGTCTCGGTGAATGGTGCCGCAGCTGTGAAATCTTCTGCAAATTCGGAAGATGTCACGCGATTAGATTTGCTTTCGGTTGAGACGGAATCCGAAGCGGAACAGGCAGCCATTGCAAAACAGGTAGAAACGGTCTCTACGATTGATGCCGCTGAATTGCAAAATACGAGCAAGAGCGTTTCCAAGGCTATAAATTCTGCTTCTGGCGTGAAAGTGCGCAAGTCTGGCGGAATGGGTAGCGAAGGCAAAATCAATATTCGCGGCATGGAAGGCAAGAACATCAAGGTGCTTGTCAACGGTGTTCCTGTCGAAACGCAAGGAAATTTGGGACTTGACGATATTCCCATCGATCAAATTGCGGATGTCGAAGTTTATAAGGGCTACATTCCGGCGCGCTTTGCAACAGACGGCGCGGGCGGTGCCATTAACATCGTGACTAAGAAACGCCCTGCAAATTCGATTGACGCATCTTACAGTATTTCGAGTTTCAATACGCACAAGGCTTCTGTTGCTGCAAGCCATTTGATTGATAGCATTGCTGGCGCTGCAAGCCTTGAAATTGGCGTGTCCGGCTACTTCAACCATTCCGATAACGATTACGAATTTTCTTCTCCGTATATGAAAAGTTCTACGGGCGAAGATACGAGCGTTGTTCGCGATCATGACCATTACACTTCTTACAATGTGCAGGCTTTTGCGAACTTGATGAACGCCTGGTTTGACCAGATTTCGCTCGGTGCTAGCTTTGGTGCATTTGACAAGCAGATTCAGGGAGTTGAAAACCGCATTAAGGAATCGACATCTGAAGGTTATAATTTTGGAGCTTCGCTCGGACTGGACAAGAAGAATTTCTTTGCTGAAGATCTGAATTTCAGCGACCATTTTTCGTTTGGCTTTGCCGAAAATAAAATCGTGGATACGAGCCGAGTCCATTGCCGAAACTGGTTCAGTTGCGATACGGCGCAAAAGAACGTAGGTGAACTCGTGTCCATGGGACTCCCGAGATTGCGCACAGTAGAGATCTATGATTTCAACAACTTGCTGAATTTTGATTATCAGTTTGTTAAAGGTCAAAAGATTTACTGGAATACGCTCGTCAAGTACCACAAGGAAAATCCTGAAGACGATTACGGCTCTGAAAAGGCTCAGTTTAACACGGCGGGCCTTCCGGGAGAAGTTTTCTCGGTGACGACAGGGCTTTCTCTTGAAAATAATTTCCTTGATTCACGCCTCCAGAATCTTCTCGGTTTCAAGTTCCATTATATGAAGGCTAAAATTTCGAATATGCCGACGAGCCTTCTGATTGAACCTGCGGTGGAATCGAACGATTACCATGATTTCAGTTACGATGAAAGTTTTATGTTCAAGGTGGCAAAGCCACTTTCCATGAAGGCGTCGTATCAGCATGCTGTGCGCTTGCCGACTCCTGAAGAACTCTTTGGCGATGGCATTCGCGTTAGCGCAGCGACAAGTCTCAAGCCTGAACAGGCTGATAACTTCAACTTTGGAATTTCTGTGGATTTGCAGGAATTGCCGCTCGTGACGAGACTCCGCTTTGATGGTGATGTGTTTTATTCGTACTACAAGGATAAAATCCATTACATGAGTTCGGCACAGATGTCTACGCCTTACTTTAACATGAATCCGATTCGTGCCTGGGGCTACGAAGGTGATGTGAAGTTGGATGTCAATGAATGGGTTTTGCTCGGGACGAACTGGACTTTCCAGGACTTGCGTAACATGAAATATACGGCAAAACAGGGCGTCCCCAAGAAGGCGATTGTGCCGAATATTCCGCGATTCTTTATGAACTATCTTGCGGAATTCCATATTGGCGATTTGTTTGGCAAAGAAGACTTCTTGAAAGTCTGGTGGTCTGCAAATTATACGGATGAATATTTCTACGGCTGGAAGATTAGCTCCCGCCAGAGCCGTAAAATTAAATCCTCGTTCACGCAAGATGTAGGCGTTGAATATTCCCTTTGGGATAATAAACTGGGCTGGAGCTTTGAAGTCGATAACATCACGGATAGCGAATCGTTCGATAAGTTTGGTGAAAGTAAACCGGGTAGGAGTTTTGCAACAAAGATTCGCTACAGCTTTAAATAG
- a CDS encoding FeoA family protein, whose translation MCLSELQENQKGLIQKINGDSRFVSRVVSMGLPPSSPFLVLQNDGRSPVLVYSHDTMIAINRKECMQIDVEMA comes from the coding sequence ATGTGTTTGTCTGAATTACAGGAAAATCAGAAGGGCTTGATTCAAAAGATTAACGGGGATTCCCGTTTCGTTTCTCGCGTCGTGTCGATGGGGCTTCCGCCGAGCAGCCCGTTCTTGGTATTGCAAAATGATGGGCGTTCTCCGGTTCTCGTGTATTCGCACGATACGATGATTGCGATTAACCGCAAAGAATGTATGCAGATTGACGTGGAGATGGCATGA
- the feoB gene encoding ferrous iron transport protein B — translation MRTIALLGQPNSGKSTLFNALTGSHQHVGNWPGKTVERAEGFFTQGEELYRVVDLPGSYGLTANSAEEVVTRTYIEHGYADIVCVIVDASQLERSLYMLADFAGVKSPVMLVLNMMDVAEQKGKKIDVQKIEKLLNIPVLGFTAANLDGYPKFFETLNRAIEKKAKISSDKIREIALREGDKARVANLKKLEDLIASLKFENREKFWVASKLLENDSLVRSEVETAVTPEHWKEIKEILDSEGSDGGLLTGEAKYRFVSEVLRDASSGEEKTVKLSRFDKIATHRIWGKIVAFFILVFTLAVSMMIAVPVIAGSFGFQHVAEPFVVQMCEKLGWWPSVASFINGVIIGGLAVTVAMMSFVFAILVTFGLMEDTGYLARSSYVFDSWLSRLGLHGKAFMPLFSGLACTGGAVCGTRVLDTRGQRLFAMVLLWSIPCGAKVSVVLFLASVFFGSAAPLFGVVYVAMIFASFWLSSRLFGNKLMPVNERVGMIMELPPYHKPHWKILFKTVARNVWAVFKKAIVVIWVVSLLFWLVSYSKDGVVEHSVLYTIGNAIEPFTQIFGMRWQLFISYLGGIFSKEASLGVMSVVFASTSDAFSLVARNEAGANLAEMMRAVVSIPEALAFIFASMFNIPCVLAMGTTYRETHSLKWMLAIAGYYFAISLGLAFIVYHIALWVL, via the coding sequence ATGAGAACGATTGCTTTGCTGGGACAGCCGAATTCTGGCAAGTCCACTCTTTTTAATGCATTGACTGGTTCGCATCAGCATGTTGGTAACTGGCCTGGAAAAACGGTGGAAAGGGCAGAAGGCTTTTTCACGCAGGGCGAGGAGCTTTATCGCGTTGTCGATTTGCCGGGTAGCTATGGGCTTACGGCAAACTCTGCCGAAGAGGTCGTAACGCGTACTTACATTGAACATGGTTACGCGGACATTGTCTGCGTTATTGTTGATGCGTCGCAGCTGGAACGCAGCCTTTACATGCTTGCGGATTTTGCGGGCGTGAAAAGCCCGGTGATGCTTGTGCTCAACATGATGGATGTTGCCGAGCAGAAAGGTAAAAAGATTGACGTCCAGAAAATCGAAAAGCTCTTGAACATTCCGGTGCTTGGCTTTACGGCGGCGAATCTGGATGGCTATCCGAAATTCTTTGAAACGCTGAATCGTGCGATTGAAAAGAAGGCTAAGATTTCGTCGGATAAAATCCGTGAAATTGCTCTACGTGAAGGCGACAAAGCGCGTGTTGCAAATCTGAAGAAGCTTGAAGATTTGATTGCGTCTCTGAAGTTTGAAAATCGCGAAAAGTTCTGGGTAGCGTCAAAGCTCTTGGAAAATGATTCGCTTGTGCGTTCGGAAGTCGAAACGGCGGTGACACCGGAACATTGGAAAGAAATCAAGGAAATTCTGGATTCCGAAGGTTCTGATGGCGGACTTTTGACGGGCGAAGCGAAATACCGCTTTGTTTCTGAAGTTCTTCGTGATGCATCTTCGGGCGAGGAAAAGACTGTAAAGCTTTCTCGCTTTGATAAGATTGCGACGCACCGCATCTGGGGTAAGATTGTCGCGTTCTTTATTCTCGTGTTTACGCTTGCCGTGAGCATGATGATTGCGGTTCCGGTTATTGCGGGTAGCTTTGGGTTCCAGCATGTGGCAGAACCGTTTGTGGTCCAGATGTGTGAAAAGCTTGGCTGGTGGCCTTCTGTGGCGTCGTTTATCAATGGCGTTATCATTGGCGGCCTTGCTGTGACTGTCGCCATGATGAGCTTTGTCTTTGCGATTCTCGTGACGTTTGGCTTGATGGAAGATACGGGTTACTTGGCAAGATCTTCGTATGTGTTTGATTCGTGGCTTTCGAGACTCGGTTTGCATGGCAAGGCTTTTATGCCGCTATTTTCGGGGCTTGCTTGCACGGGCGGCGCTGTATGCGGTACGCGTGTTTTGGATACGCGTGGGCAGCGCTTGTTTGCGATGGTGCTTTTGTGGTCGATTCCGTGCGGTGCTAAAGTCTCTGTGGTGCTTTTCCTTGCGTCTGTTTTCTTTGGCTCTGCGGCTCCGCTGTTTGGCGTTGTCTATGTGGCGATGATTTTTGCGTCGTTCTGGCTCTCGTCTAGACTTTTCGGAAATAAGCTGATGCCTGTGAACGAACGCGTGGGCATGATTATGGAACTCCCGCCGTACCATAAGCCGCATTGGAAGATTTTGTTCAAGACGGTTGCTCGCAATGTCTGGGCCGTTTTCAAGAAAGCGATTGTCGTGATTTGGGTTGTGTCGCTCTTGTTCTGGCTTGTTTCGTATTCGAAAGACGGCGTTGTGGAACATAGCGTCCTTTACACGATTGGAAATGCGATTGAACCGTTTACGCAGATTTTCGGCATGCGTTGGCAACTGTTTATCTCATATTTGGGCGGTATCTTTAGCAAGGAGGCGTCGCTTGGCGTGATGAGCGTTGTTTTCGCTAGCACAAGTGATGCGTTCTCTCTTGTTGCCCGAAATGAGGCGGGTGCAAATCTTGCCGAAATGATGCGGGCTGTGGTCTCGATCCCGGAAGCTCTCGCGTTTATTTTTGCATCGATGTTCAATATTCCTTGCGTACTTGCGATGGGAACAACGTATCGCGAAACGCATTCCCTCAAGTGGATGCTTGCGATTGCGGGTTACTATTTTGCGATTTCGCTGGGCTTGGCGTTTATAGTTTACCACATTGCATTGTGGGTGCTTTAA